GACGCTCAGCGCCTCCAGCAGGGCCTTGCGCTCACGCGTGTAGAAGGCGTTGCAGTCGAAGTTGGTGAGCAGCCACTTGTGCGGGTTGAAGGCGAAGGAGTCCACGGCCTCCAGGCCCTCCAGCATCCCGCGGTGCTCGGGGCAGACGAGCGCAGAGCCCGCCCACGCCGCGTCCACGTGCAGCCAGCCTCCCGCGGCCGTCACGCCCGTGCGCTCCAGCACGCCCGCCAGGGCGTGCACCGGATCCATGGCCCCCGAGGAGGTGGTGCCCAGTGACGCGCACACGAAGAAGGGCTGGCGGCCGACGGCGAGGTCCTCGCGGATGGCCCGCTCCAGCACCTCCGGGCGCAGGGCGTAGGCGCCGTCCGTGCCGAGTTGGCGCAGGTGCACGTCGTCCGACACGCCGCGCACCACGCCGCACAGCATGGCCGCCTTCAGCACGGACGAGTGCGCCTGCGTGGAGGTATAGGCCACCAGCTCCGCCTCGCGGCCGAGCTTGCGCCGCACCCGCTCGCGCGCGGCGACCATGGCCACCAGGGTGGCCTCGCTGGCGGTGCCCTGGATGACGCCGCCGCCGGTGCCCGAGTCCGAGCGGAAGGAGGCCGGCAGCCCGGTCAGCTCGGCCAACCAGTCGAGGACGCGCGTCTCCATCTCGGTGGCGGCGGGGCTGGTGGACCAGAGCATGCCCTGTACGCCCAGGCCCGCGGACAGCAGCTCGCCGAGCACCGCCGGCCCCGAGGCGTTGGCGGGGAAGTAGGCGAAGAAGGAGGGGGACTGCCAGTGGGTGAGCCCGGGCAGCACCACGTCCTCGAGGTCCTTGAAGATGGCCTCCCAGCCCGCGTCGCCACCCAGGCCCTCCTCGGGCGGGTGGGCGGGGAGCTTCGCCATCACCTCGCCCGGAGCCACCGCCGCGCGTACCGGGAAGGACTCCAGCCGGGCCCAGTAGTCGGCGATCCAATCCACCATCCGGTGGCCCAGCCTGCGGAACTCCTCGGCGCTCAGGTGGGGGACCGCCCCTTCACGCGCGTCGCTCATCTCGGTTCTCCTCTCTCGGGTGGCCTCTCATACGACGGCCCTTCCGGGCACGGGTAGAGCCGAGTGGAAACGCGCCCAACAAACACCCCTCTCCCCCCGGGAGAGGGACGGGGTGAGGGTGCCCGAGCCGGTTCTCCTGACCCGCGCGTCACACGGAGTCGCCGATTGGAAGACAGTGCGAGGGGCAACCTGGTTACATCCGATACCCTCACCCCGTCCCTCTCCCGAAGGGAGAGGGGAAATGGCCGCGGGGAAATGGCCGCGGGGAAATGGCCGCGGGGAAATGGCCGCGGGGAAGTCGTCAGCACATGTTCAGCGGCGCCGGGCGCGACGCAGCAAGCCACCGAGCCCCAGCAGTGCCACCACCCACAGCGGCCCGCCCGCGCTCGAGCAACCGACATGCAGTGGCACCTCCTCGAACGTCGGAGGGGTGGCGCCCGTATCCGGCAACGGAGAGCTGGGCACGATGGGCGGCGTCTCACCGTCCGGCGTGGGCTGGGACACCGGCGGCAGCACGTCCTCCAGCCGCGTCCCCTGCACGAAACCGTCGTGGTACACGACGCCCACCGGCAGCACGGTGTCGCTGCGGTACAGGCCCAGCTTCAGGTAGATGCCATCCCCCGGGTACATCGTCGCGTGTGCGTACCGCGACAGCACGCGCTGGCCGTTGTGCCACAGCTCGATGAAGCCCACCGAGGGATCCGACGACCACTTCACGTGGAAGATGAAGTCCTGCCACTGCCCGCGCACCAGCGCCGTCTTCCACGGCGTCACACTGTTCGTCAGCGTCAGCCGGAGCTCCTCGCCGTAGACGAAGAACTCCACCGGCGGCGAGCCGCAGCAGCCATTGTGGTGCCACTGGGTGAAGACCTGCCACGTCTTCACGCTCGGGTAGTCCTGGGGGAACAGCACCTGCCAGCGGTAGTAGTACTCCGAGCCCTCCTTCTCGTAACCCTGGTAGACGAGCTCGTTGCGGTTGCCGCTGGCGTTGATGGGGTCATCCCCCTGCCTCACCGTGGCCTGGAGCGCGTAACGTCCCTGGAACACCGGCGACTGCACCACCTGGAGCCGATCCGCGCTCACCTGCTGGGCGCGCGTGTACTGGGAGCTGTTGCCCGTCTCGAAGTCCCCCGCCACACGACGTCGGCCCGCACCAGCCCTGGCATCAGGATGGCGAGCAGTGAAACCAGCAGTGCTCTCAAGGCGCCCTCGCTAATGTTTGACACTCAACGGCAAGGGCCACGCTCCCACGTTCCTCCTTTATTTCAAGCGGCTGTTATTTCTTTTGCCTTGACAGCCCAGCGGACGAGCAAGGGAGCGATTGTCCCTCGGAGACAGCCATTCCCAGAGATGGATGGGATTAGGCGAACCGGGCAGCCAGCCGGGCGGGCTTCAGGTGCGACGCGGCGCGTCGAAGCGGCGGGGCAGACGAGCGGCTGACGGAGTACCCGGGTGGTGTATGGTGCCCCCCCTCTGCGGTCCCCCGTCCGAGGGGTGATCCGGGTGCTCCCATGCTCGTCCTGCGCGATGTCCAGAAGACCGACCTGCCCGGCCTGAAGCGGCTCGCCGCGGTGCTCAACACCGTCAACCTGCCCAACAACGAGGAGACGCTCGAGGCCATCATCGACAAGTCCGTGAAGAGCTTCGCGGGCAAGGTGAAGAATCCCTTCGATCGCGAGTACCTCTTCGTCCTGGAGGACGTGCGCAACGAGCTCATCATCGGCACGTCGATGATCATCGCGCAGCACGGCACCTACGAGGCGCCGCACACCTACTACGACGTCTCCGAGCGCGAGCACTACTCGGCCACCATCGGCCGGCACTTCCGGCACAAGGTGCTGTCCATCGGCTACAACTACGAGGGCCCCACGGAGATTGGCGGCCTGGTGGTGGACCCGCCCTACCGCGCCACGCCCGACAAGCCCGGCAAGCAGCTGTCCTACGTGCGCTTCCTCTTCATGGCCATGCACAAGCGGCTCTTCCGCCCCAAGGTGCTCGCCGAGCTGCTGCCGCCGCTGCTGCCCGACGGGCGCAGCCTCCTGTGGGAGGCGTGCGGCAAGAAGTTCACCGGCCTCACCTACCACGAGGCGGATCGCCTCAGCCGGCAGAACAAGGAGTTCATCAAGGAGCTCTTCCCCAACTCGGACATCTACGCGTCGCTCTTCCCCGAGCGCGTGCAGAAGGTGCTCGGCGAGGTGGGGCCCAACACCAAGGGCGTGCAGCGGATGCTCGAGCGCGTGGGCTTCCGCTACGTGGAGCGAATCGATCCGTTCGACGGCGGTCCGCACTTCGAGGCCAACCTGTCGGACATCACCCTGGTGCGCCGCTACCGCTCGCTGAAGCTGGCCGAGCAGGACTTCGACATGGAGGGTGATGACGTGCTCGTGTCCTACGAGCGCGAGTCGGGGCGCAACCGCTTCCGCGCGGTGCGCACCACGGCGCGGCTGGACGACAAGAACGCCTACCTGCCGGCGAAGGCCAAGGAGCTGCTGGAGGCTCCGGCGGGCGCGAAGCTGTCCGTGATTCCCTTCGACTGAGCGGAGTCTCCGCCGGAGTCACTCGCTGGCGGGCCGGGGCGCGGGCCGTTCGATGAGGCCCGCCCTGTCGAGCAGCTCGCGCACGCGGGTGGTGAGGGCCACGTGCTCGGGGTTGCTGGCCGTCATGGGCTCGGGGGAGAGCACGAGGAGCCAGCCCAGCGTGCCCACCGGCTCGATGCGCACGGGCGCGGGCAGCGGCGGCAGCGTGCCCAGGCGGCGCGACAGGTACGTCAGCCAGCCCACCCGTACCTCGGACCCGCGCTTCTCCACGAGGTCCACCATCTGCGAGGAACTGGCCATGGCGTAGTCAGGGTCCCACGCCGTGGCCACACTGGTGAGCACCTCGGCCAGCACGGGTGAGCGGACCAACCGTTCCCAGACCGCGCTCTTCCAGAGTGGGTTGAGCAGGCAGGAATTGGGCACTCCCCACGGTGAGTATCCGCCACAATGGAGGTGAACGTGGATGGCGTCCTTCTTGGCATTCCACACCATCAGGCGGAAGCCCATGTCCTCGATGACCTTCTTGCCGACGTCGGTGCGATTTCGGCCCTTGAGGAACAGTGTCTCCAACTCCTTCATCTCCGGACGGACGGGCCAGCCCGGCAGGTCGCGGGGAAAGCCCCGGCCCGCCCGGTACCACTGGGAGAACGCCGGGTCACACCGCGCCAGCATGTGGAAGAAGAGCTCCGCGCGCCGGGCACACTCCAGCGCCGTTTCCCTGCGTGGTCCCCAGTACGCTCCGACGTAGTACTTGTCCTGCATGCGTGCTCCCTTCTACTGCACGGGCCGCGTGTGGTGGACGGTGATGTTCTTCCAGTTGTTTTCCTTGAAGGTTTCTCGAAGGAACTCCGCCACCTTGGCATCGGCAACGTGCCAGGACACCGGCATCCCAACCTGCTGGGCCATCTGCGATTGTCTCCCGGCCTGCTCCATCATCTCGTCGAACTTGCCGGAATTCACGAACCAGGGCTTGGGCGACCCATCCGCCTCGAAGAAGGAGCAGTAGCCGGGACCCTTGGCCTCCAGCAGTTCCCCTAGTTTGATGCCGTCGAACTCCACTTCTCCAATCATGTACACCCACCACGCGGGCCGCCCCGTCACCTGCTCCTGGTAGTCCTGGGAGCGCTTGGACTCGTTGGTAGGCTTCTTGTACGTCCACCTGCCGGGGCTCCGCGCCGGAGCCTTCTGGGACGCCTTCCCCGCCTTGCCGCTCGCGCCGCCGGTGTTGCTGCCCCGGCCCTTCCCCGCCATGTGGAGGATGGAGAAGGCACGCAGGTCCACGCCCACCGTGCCCACCGCGCCCGCCACCACGGCTTCGCCCAGCACCAACTCTCCCCTGGCCGTGAGCGACAGTCCTGGCAGGTCCGCTCCCAGTCCGCCCATGCGGCCCACCGTGGCCCGTGCGCCTCCGAGCAGCAGGAGCAGGTGCGTGGACAGGCGCGCCGCCTCGCGTATCTGGTCCTCCCGCGACATGGCGCCGTAGCGCGCGAAGTACTCGGGCGAGGTGGCAATCAGGTACGCCACCGTCGTGGGCAACTGCCCCAGGTCCTCCAGCGTGCGGATGGGGTTGAGGACGGAGTGCGCCAGCGCCAGCGTCATCTCCCCCAAGGCGTCCTGGGCCCCATCCAACGCGGCGTTGAGCGGGTCCCTCCCCATGCCCGATTCGGCCAGGGGCTCGCTGTCCTCGCGCCGCAGGGCCTCGGTCACCGGGTAGAAGACGCCTCCGTGTGAGAAGTAGAAGCCGCCCACCACGAGGCGGCCCACCGCCCACTCTCCTTCCACCAGTTTCAGGGGTCCCCGGCGTTGAAGGGGCGTGCCGTCGAGCGCGGCCACCAGGTAGCCGTCCGGACGCACCATCACCAGCCGCTCGAAGCGCTCGGCGCGCCACTTCAAGTCCGCGTAGTCCACGCGCTCGCCGCCCTCGAGCACCTCGCGCAGCAACCAACTCAGCGCCCGGCGTGGAGCGAAGCTCCGCTGTGTCACCGGCGTCTTCACCAATCGGCCCAGCAGCTGGCGCGCCTGCTCCACGTAGAGCGCCGCGCCCGCCGGGTGACGCGCCTCTTCCCCGAGGCCACTGGCCTCCTGCACCACCTGGAAGAAGTCCTCCGTCTGCTCGGGAAAGCCCCCCGCTGCTCCCTCCAGCGCTCCAGGCACAGCGGTGACGACGGGCTGCCATGCTCTGGCCCCCTCACGCAGCGAGGAGGACCGGGAGTGGAGTCCGAAGCCGCTCGTCAGGCTCGCGCGCGGCGGGGCCGTGGCGCACCCACCGAGGAGAACGGCCACGGCCATGGCCAGAACGACCACGCCGAGCCAGCCGCCGTGCGCTCCGATGGAATGAGTGGACATGCCATGGACTTCAGGCGAACAGGACAAGGGCGGTCAAATCAGCAGGTAGGGACAGACAGGGCCTTCCCAGACCACCCCATCCAGCCGTCCGCGCACCAGGGCAGGCGACGAGCCAGGCCGTGCGTGGACGCACTTCCGGTGAGCGCCACGGCCCCTGACTCAACGCGCCAGGGGCAGTCGCACCACGCGGTACTCGCCGCGCAGCAGCGCCAGCCACCGCTCCCCGGCCTCCACCGAGGGCCCTCCCGGTTCGGTCACGGCGAGCGGCAGGTGCGTGTCCCGGGTGACGGGGTCCAACGAGGTGGGATCCAGATCCAGCGTGCCGCCTCCGGCGAGCCCCACGCGCACCCATGCATGGGGCCGGCCCGGTCCTCCGTCCACGACGAGCAGCCCGTGCACCAGCGCCACCTTGTGTCCCCGCGCCGCCGCCCGCGCCGCGAAGCGCAGCGCATGGGCCAGACACCCGCCCGCCTCGCCCTCGCCCCCCTCGCGCCAATCCGCGGCCCCCGGGCCCTTCTCCGGAAAGGCCGCGTGCACCGCCTCCGCGAGCGCCCGCGCCTCGCCCGCTCGCCAGTCCGTCAACCAGCCCGGCCTCACCACGAGAGGCCAGGAAGGTGAGAAGGCGAGCGGTCCCGACGTGCCCTCCACGGGGACTCCTTCCGCGAAGAGCTCCGGTGGCGGCCTCAGCCGTACGCCTGGTGCGACCGCGGTGAAGCGCGACTCGCCCACCTCCAACGCCGCCATCCGCCCGCGCTCGTCATAGCGTGCGGTGAAGGGCTGGCCGAACATCGTCCCCTCCACCGTGTCGCCCCGCACGGCGGTGATGCAGTGCGGCCCCTCGCGGCCAGACAGCTCCTCCCGCCCCGTCACACAGCCGGGCGCACGGGGACCGCGCCACAGCCACAGCGCCTGCGGAATGCTCGCGCGCCCCACCACGGTCTCCCCCGGGCCCACCTCCAGCGAGGCCTCCCTCACCCGCTCGCCCATGTGCGCGCCCCGGGTGTGCAGGTGGCGCGAGGTATAGGTGAAGCGCTTCATCTCCGGTGTGAGGGAGAGGGTGACGGTGCCCACGGGCACCCCCTTCCAGGCGAAGACGAAGCGAGCGGCCTCCCCAGGAGGGAGCGGCGAAGCGCCCCCCGCTGGCAGGGCGAGCAGGAGAGCGGAGACGAGCGGGAGCACCCCCCCAGTCTGCGCCGATTTGAGGATCCCGGCGAGAATGCACGATACGGTGGGACTCCGTTCACCCATGGTCGCCAAAAAGTACCTCTTCACCTTCATGGTCGTCGGAGGGCTCACGCTCGCCGTTGGCCAGGGCACCCTCCTCAGGCTCTACACCGGCCGCCCCCTGGATTGGGGCAGCTGGGCCGTGCTGCTGCTGGGCACCCCGCCCCTGCTGCTGCTGGCGAGCTATCTCTTCTGGTACAGGTGGGCCGGCGAGCGCGCCGCGCAGCGCACCCAGCTGCTCACCCGGCTGGCCGAGGGAGACCTCACCAACAACGCCTACAGCGGTGTGGAGGATCAGCGCGAGGTGCGCCGGCTGCTCTTCTCCCTGCGCCGCGCGCTCAGCCAGGTGCAGCGGGTGACGAGCAACGTGCGCCGCACCTGCCAGGGCGTGTCCGAGGAGGTCCGGGTGCTGCTGGAGGCCGCGCGCCGCCAGGGGGGCGCCGTGGAGCGCTCGCAGGAGTCGGTGAACAGCATGGGGCAGAGTCTCCAGGCCGCGGGCAAGCGCGTGGCCCAGCTGGAGAGCTTCGCCCAGGAGACGAACAGCTCACTGGTGGAGATGACGGAGCGGCTCGGGCAGGTGGCCGAGGCGCTGCTCTCGCTGGACGAGTTCTCGCACCGCACCACGCAGCAGGTGCAGGCCATGAGCGAGCGGCTGCACCACATCGCCTCCTCCGGTGACGAGCTGGCGCGCTTCGCCAGCGAGGCGGAGGCCTTCGTCCAGGTGGTGCACACCGGCATCGACGCCGTGCGCCACCGCGCCTCGGAGACCAACCAGCTGGCCCACGCCGTGACGGCCACCGCCGAGCGCGGTGAGGTGCTCGTCAACGACTGCGTGCAGGGCATGTACCGGGTGGAGGAGACGGTGCGCAAGGCCGCCGAGCTGGTGGATTCCCTGGGCGTGCGCTCCACGCAAATCGGCCGCATCGTGGACGTCATCCAGGAAATCGCGGACCAGACGAACCTGCTGGCGCTCAATGCCGCCATCATCGCCGCCCAGGCCGGTGAGCAGGGCCGGCCCTTCGGCGTGGTGGCCGATGAAATCCGCAGCCTGGCCGAGCGCACCGCGCGCTCCACGCGGGAGATCGCCACCATGGTGGGCGGCATCCGCCGGGAGGTGGTCACCACGGTGTCGCTGGTGAAGGAGGGCCGTGAGCAGGCCAGCACGGGCGTGCAGTTGGGAGACCGGGCGGCCGAGGCGCTGATGGAGATCCGTACCATCACCCAGCGCACCTTCTCGGCGGTGGAGGCGACGCTGGCCGAGACGAAGCGGCTGGAGGCGCAGGGCTCCACGGTGGTGGACGCCAGCCACCGGGTGGCGCGGCGGGTGGACGACGTGACGCGGGCGGCCATGGAGCAGGCGGGGCACGGGCGCGAGCTGGTGCACCAGACGCAGCAGATGGCCAAGCTGGCCCAGGAGGCCTCGCAGAAGGCCGAGGGCCAGGCGCGCACGGGCCGCGACCTGTCCGGCGCGGTGGTGAGACTGAGCACGGCCATCGAGGAGATCCGCGCGGCGCACAACGTGCTGACGCGGGGGGACATGTCCATCGGTGAAGAGGTGGCGCGGGTGCGCGAGGACGCGCTCCAGGTCATCCGCATCGGCGACGGGCTGAGCCGCACGGTGGAGCAGCTGGCGCACGAGGCGGCCAGCCTGGATGGCGAGGTGTTCCGCTTCCGGCTTCCGGCGCCCCACCCGGGCGGCACGGTGCGCGCGGGCATCCACCAGACGGCCTTCGTCCGGGCCCTGGGCGGGTTGGATCCGCTCTTCGCCGTGGACAACCAGCTGCTGGAGATGAGCTGCTGCGTCTTCGCCAACCTGCTGCGGCTGGACGACGGCGTGCTGGTGCCGGAGCTGGCCGAGCGCTGGGAAGCGGACCCCTCGGCGCGCCGCTACCGCTTCTACCTGCGCCAGGGCATCACCTTCCATGACGGCATGCCCCTGACGGCGCGCGACGTGAAGCGTCACTTCGAGCGGCTGTTGGACCCGGCGGTGAAGTCTCCGGATCGCACCCTGCTGGAGGACGTGGAGGGCGCCAGGGCCTTCGCGTCGGGCCAGGCGCGCGACGTGACGGGCATCGAGGTGCTGGATGACCAGACGTTGGAGATCCGCCTGGAGGAGCCCAAGGCCTTCTTCCTGCAGCTGATGGCATTGCCGCGCACGGCGGTGGGCCGGGTGACCGCGAGCGGGCAGGTGGTGGGCACGGGCCCCTACCGGCAGGTGGAGTTCGGGCAGGAGCGCATCGTGCTCGAGCGCAACCGCACCTACTGGCGCCAGGGGCAGCCGCTGCTGGACCGGCTCGAGTTCCACCTGGTGGACTCGCGCGAGCAGGCCGTGCTGGCCCTGCAGGAGAACAAGGTGGACCTCGTCTCGCACCTGTTCGCCATGCACGTGGAGTCGCTGGAGCTGGATGGGCAGCAGGTGGTGACCAGCACCACGCCGTCCACGTCGTTCCTCGGCTTCAACCTGCGCGAGGCGCCGTACAACGACGTGCGGGTGCGCAAGGCGCTCCGGGCGGGAATGGACATCCAGGGGCTGGTGGACCGCTTCCACAAGGGAGCGCGCATCGCCCGCACGGTGACGCCGCCGGAGCTGCTGGATGACGAGGGTGTGCTGACCGAGCCAAGGCTGGACATCCATCTGGCCGAGCGGCTGCTGCGCGAGGCCGGCATCCGGGTGCTGCCGCTCACGCTCTACTTCGCGAAGGGACGCGACACGACGGCCGAGGACGCCGTGCTCTTCCGGCCGCTGCTCGAGGCGGGACTGCTGGAGCTCAAGCACGTGGAGCTGCGCGCGGAGGAGTTCGCCGAGCGGCGGCGCGAGGGGCGGCTGCCCGCCTTCCGGGTGGGGTGGATCGCCGACTTCCCCGACCCGGACAACTTCCTCTACTTCCACCTCAACTCGAAGGCGCAGACCGTCTACTCGATGGGCTACCGCAACGCGGAGTTCGACAGGCTGACGGCGGAGGCGCGCATCACCGTGGACCCGGAGCGGCGCAAGCAGCTCTACCGGCTCGCGGAGAAGATCGCCCACGAGGAGTGCCCCGTCATCCCCATCTTCCACCACCGCGTGCACGCGGCGGCGAGCGGGCTGGTGCAGGGGCTGCGGCTGCATCAGGCGCCCCCGCAGGTGCGCTTCGATGAGCTGTGGCTGGACAAGCAGGAGCAACGGCCGGAGCCGAGGAGCTGAGCCTCAGGGGCTCGCACGCCGCGAGCCGGAGACGCCGGACGCCTGGGGCCATCCGCGCGTCTCCGCCGTGAGGAAGGGCTCGAGATTGAATGCCTCGAGCCGCCAGGTGCCCCCGCGCTCGAGGGCGACGTAGACGAAGTGCCCCGCGTAGGTGGCCCCCACCACGCGGGGAGTCCCGGGCAGCGGGCACATCATCAACCGCTCGCCCCCGGCGAACACCTGGAGGTGGGCCCGCGTGACGCCCTCGCGCCGCATGCTCGTCACGGTGCTCACCCCACCGCCCTGGACCAACGCGGCCTCATGCAGCACCCCGGGAGCCTTGTCCGGGAAGACGGGCACCTCCCAGCGGCTCGCGCCTCCCCGCGCGTCGAACGCGCGCAGCAGCACGCCCTCCTCCTCCGGAGCGCAGGCCGTGCCGTCGGTGCGCGGACACGTCCGCGCGAAGGCGTAACCGGTGTCCTCCAGCAGCAGCACGGGCTCGTCGAGCGGCCGGACACTCGAAGCACCGGCGTCCCACCGCGCCACGCAGGGCAGTCCCCCATCCACGCCCACGAAGGCCCGCGTTCCCGCGAAGAGCCAGTCCCCCGCCACGGCCAGCGAGGCCCCCGACTCCGGCACCTCCTCGAGCAGCGGGACGGGCCGGAAGCCCGTGCCACCGTCTTCGGGTTCGGCGCGCACCAGGGGCCCACGGGCGGCGAAGAGGAACACCTCTCCACGCGAGTCCAGCGCCACCCGGGACGCTTCCGCGAAGCCCGCCACGGCCCCCTGACGCAACACCCCTCCGTCCGGGGCGAGCACCACGAGCGCCGGGTCTCCCCCGGTCCACGACACGAGCGACACCACGTTGCCCCCGGGGCCAAGCGCGACGCGCCCCGCGCCCGTGGAGGGACCCCCCGCGCCCGGAGGCGCTTCGAGGCTCGTGAGAGGAACGCGCCACTGGGGAGCCCCCGTCACCGAGGACGCATAGGACTCGAGCGCTCCCGGCTCGTGCAGCACCACGCCCGCGTCCGAGACGGCGAGCAGCGCGCGCGCCGTGCCCTCCGGATAGGGCGTCTCGAAGCGCAGGAAGCCCTCGCTCGTATAGGACACCAACCGGCAGCCCGCATCCCCGCCACACACCGACGCGAAGAGGGACTCCCCCTGCGCGAGCAGCACCGGACCGCCGGGCGAGAACGAGGGCTCACCGCCGAGCTCCTGGGCGAAGGCCGGCACGAGCTCCGTCACGTCCGGACGCACGCACTCGCCAGCGCTACAGTGGCCTTCTCCCTGACAGGGCGTGGCGGGCGAGCAGAGGAAGCCCTCGGGGGTGGGAACCTCGCGGCAGGAGCCGGAGAAGCACAGCCGGGCGGTGACACAATCCACCTTGCCGCAGACGGAGAGGTCGCGGGCATCCACCTCGGTGCAGCCCCGCTCGCGGTCGCACAGGCCCACGCGGCAGGGGTTGCCCGAGGAAGGACACACCACGGGCGAGGTGATGCACCCCTGCTCCGGTGAACACGCATCCCGGGTACACGGGTTGCCGTCGTCACACGTGCGAGGCGAGCCCACGCAGGCCCCCGCCTGGCAACGGCCATTCTCCTGGCACCGGCTGCTGGCGATGCACGCCGCGCCGTCCGGAGACTCCGACTCCACGCACACGCCCGGCTCCAGCTCGAAGCGGGACTGGCGGCACGGCGCCGAGGGCACGCAGGCCAACGGCCGCACGCCCTGTCCGCGCAGGGCCACCTCCACCGAGCGCCCTCCGGAGGACAGCACCAGCGTGCCCTCCGCCGGACCATTGCCCGCCGGGAAGAGCACCTCCAGGGAGACGGAGCTGGCACCCGGGACGGACACCTCGGTCCCGGCCAGGGAGAAGGGACCGCCGCGCACCGAAGCGGAGACGGTGACGCTGGCGCGGCCCGTGCCCACCACCGTCACGGTGCGGCGCGCCGTGTCGCCCTCGAGCACCCGGCCGAAGTCGAGCACCCGCGCCTCCACGTCGAAATCCCCGCGGCTCCCGCCCACCGGCGGCTCGTCACACCGGCACCCGCCAGCGAGCACGAAGGCCACGAGGAGCAGCAACCAGGGATGGGAGCGGAGCATGACCGCCACTTGATCGCGGCTCCGCGCGGACGCTCAACGTCTCCCAGGGGCGACGGATGGATGAATGACAGTTCGGCCTGTCACTCGGGCGAGGCCGACGCCTGCGCCTTCCGCTTCGCCAGGGCGCGCACCAGCACCGCCACCACGCCCACCCCCACCAACCCGAGGACGGCCCACTGGTAGCGCCACATCAGCGCCTCCAGCCGCTCCAGGTTGCCGCCCACCGCCGCGCCCAGCGCCAGCACCAGGCCCGTGTGCGCCATCGCCGACAGCGCCCCGAGAATCAGCGCGTTGCTGCGCGGCATGTGCGCCGCCCCGGCCGCCACGAAAATCAGCCCCCGCACGCCCGGGATGAAGCGGTTGGCCAGCAGCAGCCACGGCCCCTTGTGCCGCATCTGCGACTGCACCGCCTCCAGCCGCGCATGGGAGATGCCGAAGAACACGTCCCCCGGCTTCCGCTCGAAGCGCCCCACCAGCCACCGCCCTACCTGGTAGTTGATGAGCGCCCCCACCACGCTCCCCGCCACCACCACCAGGAACACCAGGGGCCAGGGGTGCTCACCCCGCACCGCGTACACACCGCCCAGCAGCGTGATGGTGTCCCCGGGGAACGGCGGCACCACGTACTCCACCGCCGCCGCCAGCCCGAGCACCAGCAGCCCCAGCAGTCCGATATTGGAGATGAGGTTGTCGAGGAACTCGACCATGCCCCGGCAACTTAACCAGCCGTCACCGGAGGCGGCAGCACCACGCCGCCATATTGTGAAGCTTCCAGCGTCCCGCACGCCGCCCCGATGTCCTTGCCTCCCGAATAGCGCCGCGCAATCGGCGCTCCCAGGATCTGCAGGTGGTCCCGGAACGCCTTCAACTCCTCGGCCGAGGGCGGCAGGTACTTGCCCGTCGG
The sequence above is drawn from the Archangium gephyra genome and encodes:
- a CDS encoding ABC transporter substrate-binding protein produces the protein MVAKKYLFTFMVVGGLTLAVGQGTLLRLYTGRPLDWGSWAVLLLGTPPLLLLASYLFWYRWAGERAAQRTQLLTRLAEGDLTNNAYSGVEDQREVRRLLFSLRRALSQVQRVTSNVRRTCQGVSEEVRVLLEAARRQGGAVERSQESVNSMGQSLQAAGKRVAQLESFAQETNSSLVEMTERLGQVAEALLSLDEFSHRTTQQVQAMSERLHHIASSGDELARFASEAEAFVQVVHTGIDAVRHRASETNQLAHAVTATAERGEVLVNDCVQGMYRVEETVRKAAELVDSLGVRSTQIGRIVDVIQEIADQTNLLALNAAIIAAQAGEQGRPFGVVADEIRSLAERTARSTREIATMVGGIRREVVTTVSLVKEGREQASTGVQLGDRAAEALMEIRTITQRTFSAVEATLAETKRLEAQGSTVVDASHRVARRVDDVTRAAMEQAGHGRELVHQTQQMAKLAQEASQKAEGQARTGRDLSGAVVRLSTAIEEIRAAHNVLTRGDMSIGEEVARVREDALQVIRIGDGLSRTVEQLAHEAASLDGEVFRFRLPAPHPGGTVRAGIHQTAFVRALGGLDPLFAVDNQLLEMSCCVFANLLRLDDGVLVPELAERWEADPSARRYRFYLRQGITFHDGMPLTARDVKRHFERLLDPAVKSPDRTLLEDVEGARAFASGQARDVTGIEVLDDQTLEIRLEEPKAFFLQLMALPRTAVGRVTASGQVVGTGPYRQVEFGQERIVLERNRTYWRQGQPLLDRLEFHLVDSREQAVLALQENKVDLVSHLFAMHVESLELDGQQVVTSTTPSTSFLGFNLREAPYNDVRVRKALRAGMDIQGLVDRFHKGARIARTVTPPELLDDEGVLTEPRLDIHLAERLLREAGIRVLPLTLYFAKGRDTTAEDAVLFRPLLEAGLLELKHVELRAEEFAERRREGRLPAFRVGWIADFPDPDNFLYFHLNSKAQTVYSMGYRNAEFDRLTAEARITVDPERRKQLYRLAEKIAHEECPVIPIFHHRVHAAASGLVQGLRLHQAPPQVRFDELWLDKQEQRPEPRS
- a CDS encoding DedA family protein, with the translated sequence MVEFLDNLISNIGLLGLLVLGLAAAVEYVVPPFPGDTITLLGGVYAVRGEHPWPLVFLVVVAGSVVGALINYQVGRWLVGRFERKPGDVFFGISHARLEAVQSQMRHKGPWLLLANRFIPGVRGLIFVAAGAAHMPRSNALILGALSAMAHTGLVLALGAAVGGNLERLEALMWRYQWAVLGLVGVGVVAVLVRALAKRKAQASASPE